From Primulina tabacum isolate GXHZ01 chromosome 2, ASM2559414v2, whole genome shotgun sequence, one genomic window encodes:
- the LOC142532748 gene encoding mannan endo-1,4-beta-mannosidase 6-like, which yields MNSKWREKRLYPALGIFSILGFLYLNFNDHLDFALPVLVWNLPKMGFVGVNYTRFVLLEQETPGSPAAEKNLYVNGWNSYWFLEESAGGQSRYRVSEMLKRGADMGLSVCRTWAFSDGAGPNTLQIKPGVFNERVFKALDYVIVEARRHRIRLILSLVNNLNNFGGKAQYVKWAEEAGTNVSSLRDPFFSDRTIKGYYKAYVKAIVTRKNSYTGVKYSEEPSIFAWELMNEPRCESVSCSPALQDWITEMAAFVKSIDQRHLVTVGLEGFYGSNSSQNYVMNPGDWAASLGSDFIQNSAMKDIDFASVHAYPHSWIPEANLEAEVKYLSKWADAHIIDGQKVLKKPVLFTEVGGLHDRDVILKTVYDKIYESAKRREAGSGVLVWQLLTEGVEEYSDEFSFIAWKYPSTCKLILEQSCRLKNIPEGSTNGTIHHKDPCFS from the exons ATGAACTCTAAATGGAGAGAAAAAAGATTATACCCAGCCCTTGGCATCTTCTCCATTCTGGGCTTTTTGTATCTTAACTTCAATGATCACCTCGACTTTGCCCTCCCCGTTTTGGTATGGAACCTGCCCAAGATGGGTTTTGTGGGAGTCAACTATACCAGATTTGTGCTCCTCGAGCAGGAGACTCCAGGATCACCAGCGGCAGAAAAAAATTTGTATGTGAATGGGTGGAATTCCTATTGGTTTCTTGAGGAAAGCGCTGGCGGACAATCAAGATACAGGGTCTCTGAGATGCTCAAAAGAGGTGCTGACATGGGGTTGAGTGTCTGCAGAACTTGGGCTTTCAGTGACGGTGCTGGCCCCAATACTCTTCAGATTAAACCAGGTGTCTTCAATGAAAGGGTTTTCAAG GCATTGGACTATGTAATAGTTGAAGCGAGGAGACATCGTATAAGATTGATCCTCAGTCTAgtaaataatttgaataattttggtggaaaagcaCAGTACGTAAAATGGGCGGAAGAAGCTGGAACGAACGTTTCTTCGTTAAGAGATCCATTTTTCTCCGACAGAACCATAAAAGGATATTACAAGGCTTATGTTAAG GCTATTGTGACTAGAAAGAATTCCTACACAGGAGTAAAATATTCCGAGGAACCATCCATATTTGCCTGGGAACTCATGAATGAGCCTCGGTGTGAATCTGTTTCATGTTCTCCTGCTCTTCAG GATTGGATTACAGAGATGGCTGCTTTTGTGAAAAGTATAGACCAAAGACATCTTGTAACTGTTGGACTTGAAGGGTTTTATGGTTCAAATTCAAGCCAGAATTATGTAATGAATCCCGGGGATTGGGCAGCGTCTCTTGGATCAGATTTTATACAAAATTCAGCTATGAAAGATATAGACTTTGCTTCAGTTCATGCTTACCCTCACAGCTG GATCCCGGAGGCAAACTTAGAAGCAGAAGTAAAATACCTTTCAAAGTGGGCTGACGCTCATATAATTGATGGCCAAAAGGTGCTGAAGAAGCCTGTTCTTTTCACAGAAGTGGGAGGATTACATGACAGAGATGTTATTCTGAAGACAGTTTACGACAAAATCTACGAGTCTGCAAAGAGAAGGGAAGCTGGTTCAGGAGTTCTAGTATGGCAGTTGTTGACCGAAGGAGTTGAAGAGTACAGTGACGAATTCTCATTCATAGCCTGGAAATATCCATCCACTTGTAAATTAATCTTGGAGCAATCTTGCAGGCTGAAAAATATTCCGGAGGGATCAACAAACGGGACAATCCATCATAAAGATCCTTGTTTTAGCTAG
- the LOC142537763 gene encoding uncharacterized protein LOC142537763 produces the protein MGEKSKVSKTTILLATMLIVWGMASPCLGSCSSNGGACKKCIANQMKYGYPRCVPMTQCMARCLWGGVSRSKCIKKCDCDSGYPRLDDCKKCLLQRKCSCSVSA, from the coding sequence ATGGGAGAGAAAAgcaaggtgtcaaaaacgacgATTCTGCTTGCAACAATGCTGATAGTGTGGGGAATGGCTTCTCCTTGTCTTGGTTCATGTTCCTCTAATGGCGGCGCTTGCAAGAAATGTATCGCGAACCAGATGAAGTACGGCTACCCCCGATGCGTTCCTATGACGCAGTGCATGGCCCGGTGCCTGTGGGGAGGCGTGTCGCGTTCCAAGTGCATCAAGAAATGTGATTGCGATAGTGGGTATCCACGGCTGGATGACTGCAAGAAGTGTTTGTTACAGCGTAAATGTAGCTGCTCTGTTTCGGCTTAA
- the LOC142537764 gene encoding uncharacterized protein LOC142537764 encodes MSVVDYTSRFNDFGTYAPTIMADEVMKMHRYKKGLSSRIQSSLAVYQPTSFADLMGAAIRAETDIKRRGDENKNKRPLTGQSSQGKQPFKRPNKSNGSFKGASSHPTYQEPKMCPKCNSRHSGECHRQTGACFNRGKLGHRITNCPEPLKRGTRPNVDANPKKPKENKPNARVFAITQEEADDANDVVTGTIFFNEMPAYVLFDSGATHSFISKRFTKKLGLTPEILVEPFRVATPTSKTIETHRVHRKCKVYINEHIFQAELIQLNMVEFDIILGMDWLSKNHALVDCRMKNVKLQAPNQGEVIYHGKVKKQKSLLSASQTWRAMKSGEKVYLTMINEVNEETMLALEEIPVVQDFPDVFPEELPREIPDREVEFEINLIPDAAPISKSPYRMAPAELKELKDQLQELLDKKQIRPSVYPWGDPVLFVNKKDGSMRLCID; translated from the coding sequence ATGTCAGTGGTAGATTACACCTCCCGATTCAATGATTTTGGAACTTATGCTCCGACAATCATGGCAGATGAAGTTATGAAGATGCACAGATACAAGAAGGGATTGAGCAGCCGTATCCAGTCATCCTTAGCAGTTTATCAACCTACAAGCTTTGCTGATTTAATGGGAGCAGCAATAAGAGCTGAGACAGACATCAAGCGTCGGGGGGACGAGAACAAGAATAAGCGACCTCTTACTGGACAGTCATCGCAAGGGAAACAACCATTCAAGAGACCCAATAAGTCCAATGGGTCATTCAAAGGTGCTTCGTCCCACCCAACCTACCAAGAACCAAAGATGTGTCCCAAATGTAATAGTCGTCATTCTGGGGAATGCCACAGACAGACTGGGGCATGTTTCAATCGTGGGAAACTAGGGCATCGAATTACTAATTGTCCCGAGCCATTAAAGAGAGGGACCAGGCCAAATGTTGATGCTAACCCCAAAAAGCCAAAGGAGAATAAACCCAACGCTCGTGTGTTTGCAATAACTCAAGAAGAAGCAGATGATGCAAACGATGTCGTGACAGGTACTATTTTTTTCAATGAAATGCCAGCTTATGTGTTGTTTGACAGTGGTGCTACTCATTCATTTATATCTAAAAGGTTCACTAAGAAACTAGGGCTTACGCCTGAAATACTAGTCGAACCCTTTAGAGTAGCGACTCCTACTAGTAAGACCATCGAAACACATAGAGTGCACCGAAAGTGTAAAGTCTATATCAATGAACACATATTCCAAGCAGAATTGATACAACTGAACATGGTggagttcgacatcattctaggaatggattggttatccaAAAATCATGCATTAGTAGATTGCCGAATGAAGAATGTCAAACTTCAAGCTCCAAACCAAGGAGAGGTCATTTACCATGGCAAAGTCAAGAAACAGAAGTCCCTCCTATCAGCTTCTCAGACTTGGAgagccatgaaaagtggagaaaaAGTTTACCTAACAATGATAAATGAGGTAAATGAAGAAACTATGCTTGCATTAGAAGAGATTCCAGTAGTTCAAGACTTTCCagatgtctttcctgaagaactccctaGAGAAATTCCGGACCGagaagtagaatttgaaatcaatttgatACCCGATGCTGCACCAATATCAAAATCACcctaccgaatggctccagcagaattgaaggaattgaaagatCAACTCCAAGAGCTGTTGGATAAGAAACAAATCCGACCAAGTGTATATCCTTGGGGAGATCCTGTTCTATTTGTGAATAAAAAAGATGGAAGTatgagattatgtattgattag